A window of Cryptomeria japonica chromosome 3, Sugi_1.0, whole genome shotgun sequence contains these coding sequences:
- the LOC131874564 gene encoding uncharacterized protein LOC131874564, whose amino-acid sequence MVISTNWTVWKQSSTERAGKIRDRILDEKWWDLVTYLLSITEPIMSMIRYTDMDRPCIGEIYDGIDSMLEKIKFTINEKENDPQEKFFKELELIIVERWNKMTTPLHLLAYALTPKYYSNQFLDKPGRIPPWRDLEVSDGYKAAFLRLYPDDDLRDVVTNEFIEFANGNGLSVDALRHRSKKDAHSWWYFHGTCFQHLQPLAIKVLSQVASSSASERNWSTYSFIHSVKRNRLLSKRAENLVYVHSNLRLLSHKQHDYTQGETKMWDIEPEHTDLDAPGSQLLALTLDDSEIEPTYSASASGIGSCNVNVNEDEEEEEEEDEELDDPFDD is encoded by the exons atggtgatcagcaccaattggactgtatggaagcaaagtagcactgagagggcaggaaaaattagggatagaatattggatgagaaatggtgggatcttgttacatatctcctaagtatcactgagcccatcatgagcatgattcgctatacagacatggataggccttgcataggtgagatttatgatggcattgattcaatgcttgaaaaaataaagttcactataaatgaaaaagagaatgatcctcaggagaaattcttcaaagaactggaattaattattgtagagaggtggaataagatgaccactcctttgcaccttcttgcctatgccttgacacctaagtactatagcaatcagtttcttgataaaccaggaaggattccaccatggagagatctagaagtatctgatgggtataaggcagcatttcttagactatatcccgatgatgatttgcgagatgttgttacaaatgagttcatagaattcgcaaatgggaatggtctaagtgttgatgcacttcgtcatagatccaagaaagatgctcatagctggtggtacttccatggcacatgcttccaacacctacaacccctcgctataaaagttttatcacaa gttgctagttcatctgcttcagaaagaaattggagcacatactctttcatccactcagtaaagcgcaataggctgctatcaaaaagagcggagaatttagtatatgtgcattccaacctacgtcttctttcacacaaacaacatgactacacacaaggggaaacaaagatgtgggatatagagccagagcatactgatttggatgctcctggttctcagcttcttgcattgacacttgatgactcggaaattgagccaacttatagtgcaagtgcaagtggcattggctcatgtaatgtcaatgtcaatgaggatgaggaggaggaggaggaggaggatgaagaattagatgatccatttgatgattaa